In Microbacterium maritypicum, the following are encoded in one genomic region:
- the rpsS gene encoding 30S ribosomal protein S19, producing the protein MPRSLKKGPFVDDHLLRKVVVQNEAGTKNVIKTWSRRSMIIPAMLGHTIAVHDGRKHIPVFVSETMVGHKLGEFAPTRTFRGHEKDDKKGRRR; encoded by the coding sequence ATGCCTCGCAGTCTTAAGAAGGGCCCCTTCGTCGACGATCACCTGCTTCGCAAGGTGGTCGTGCAGAACGAAGCCGGCACCAAGAACGTCATCAAGACCTGGTCCCGTCGGTCCATGATCATCCCGGCCATGCTGGGTCACACGATCGCGGTCCACGACGGACGCAAGCACATCCCTGTGTTCGTGTCCGAGACCATGGTCGGTCACAAGCTGGGCGAGTTCGCGCCCACCCGCACCTTCCGCGGCCACGAGAAGGACGACAAGAAGGGGCGGCGCCGCTAA
- the rpsE gene encoding 30S ribosomal protein S5 — protein MSDNKENEVTEAAAATSETAAGTTQAEPARDQRDGRRGGRGDRNQGGRDRNSRDRGDNQFLERVVTINRVSKVVKGGRRFSFTALVVVGDGNGLVGVGYGKAREVPLAISKGVEEAKRNFFRVPRVGSTIPHPVQGEAAAGVVLLRPAAAGTGVIAGGPVRAVLECAGIHDVLSKSLGSSNTINIVHATVTALKQLEEPRAVAARRGLEFDQVAPARLVRAEAEAIAAQKVGA, from the coding sequence GTGAGTGACAACAAGGAGAACGAAGTGACCGAAGCGGCAGCTGCCACTTCCGAGACGGCTGCGGGCACCACGCAGGCAGAGCCGGCTCGCGATCAGCGTGATGGCCGCCGCGGTGGCCGCGGTGACCGCAACCAGGGTGGCCGCGACCGCAACTCGCGCGACCGCGGTGACAACCAGTTCCTGGAGCGCGTCGTCACGATCAACCGTGTCTCGAAGGTCGTGAAGGGTGGTCGTCGCTTCAGCTTCACCGCCCTCGTGGTCGTCGGTGACGGCAACGGTCTGGTCGGCGTCGGCTACGGCAAGGCCCGAGAGGTCCCCCTGGCGATCTCGAAGGGTGTCGAAGAGGCCAAGCGCAACTTCTTCCGTGTTCCGCGCGTCGGCAGCACCATCCCGCACCCCGTGCAGGGTGAGGCCGCCGCAGGTGTGGTCCTGCTCCGTCCGGCCGCTGCCGGTACCGGTGTCATCGCCGGTGGTCCGGTCCGTGCCGTGCTCGAGTGCGCCGGTATCCACGACGTGCTGTCGAAGTCGCTCGGCTCGTCGAACACGATCAACATCGTGCACGCGACGGTCACGGCCCTGAAGCAGCTCGAGGAGCCTCGTGCGGTCGCCGCGCGTCGTGGCCTCGAGTTCGACCAGGTCGCCCCTGCCCGCCTCGTGCGCGCAGAGGCCGAGGCCATCGCCGCACAGAAGGTAGGTGCCTGA
- the rplN gene encoding 50S ribosomal protein L14, giving the protein MIQQESRLKVADNTGAKELLTIRVLGGSKRRYAGLGDTIVATVKDAIPGGNVKKGDVVKAVIVRTKKEVRRPDGSYIKFDENAAVILKNDGEPRGTRIFGPVGRELRDKKFMKIVSLAPEVI; this is encoded by the coding sequence GTGATTCAGCAGGAATCCCGACTCAAGGTCGCCGACAACACCGGCGCCAAGGAGCTCCTCACGATTCGTGTCCTCGGTGGCTCGAAGCGTCGTTACGCCGGTCTCGGCGACACCATCGTCGCTACCGTCAAGGACGCGATCCCCGGTGGCAACGTGAAGAAGGGCGACGTCGTCAAGGCGGTCATCGTCCGCACCAAGAAGGAGGTCCGTCGTCCGGACGGCTCCTACATCAAGTTCGACGAGAACGCCGCAGTTATCCTGAAGAACGACGGGGAGCCCCGCGGCACCCGTATCTTCGGGCCGGTCGGTCGTGAGCTTCGTGACAAGAAGTTCATGAAGATCGTCTCGCTGGCGCCGGAGGTCATCTAA
- the rplC gene encoding 50S ribosomal protein L3, with amino-acid sequence MVDINSKISKGMLGTKLGMTQVWNESGKLVPVTVIELASNVVTQIRTPEKDGYNAVQIAYGQIDPRKVNKPLTAHFEAAGVTPRRHVTEIRTADAGDYSLGQELTVDGTFEAGQLVDVVGTSKGKGFAGVMKRHNFKGVSASHGSHRNHRKPGSIGASSTPSRVFKGMRMAGRMGGERVTVLNLTVHAIDIEKGLLLVKGAVPGARGRIVYVRNAVKGA; translated from the coding sequence ATGGTTGACATCAACTCCAAGATTTCCAAGGGCATGCTGGGCACGAAGCTCGGCATGACCCAGGTCTGGAACGAGAGCGGCAAGCTCGTTCCCGTCACCGTCATCGAGCTCGCCTCGAACGTGGTTACGCAGATCCGTACGCCCGAGAAGGACGGCTACAACGCCGTGCAGATCGCGTACGGCCAGATCGACCCGCGCAAGGTGAACAAGCCCCTCACGGCCCACTTCGAGGCAGCCGGCGTCACGCCGCGTCGTCACGTCACCGAGATCCGCACCGCGGACGCCGGCGACTACAGCCTGGGCCAGGAGCTCACGGTCGACGGCACCTTCGAAGCCGGCCAGCTCGTCGACGTCGTCGGCACGAGCAAGGGCAAGGGCTTCGCCGGTGTCATGAAGCGTCACAACTTCAAGGGCGTCTCGGCTTCGCACGGTTCGCACCGCAACCACCGCAAGCCCGGCTCGATCGGCGCATCGTCGACCCCGAGCCGCGTCTTCAAGGGCATGCGCATGGCCGGCCGTATGGGTGGCGAGCGTGTGACCGTCCTCAACCTCACGGTGCACGCCATCGACATCGAGAAGGGTCTGCTGCTCGTCAAGGGCGCTGTCCCCGGTGCTCGTGGCCGCATCGTCTATGTCCGCAACGCAGTGAAGGGTGCCTGA
- the rplD gene encoding 50S ribosomal protein L4 — translation MADSTLALDVLKADGKKAGSIELPAALFDAKTNIPLIHQVVVAQLAAARQGTHSTKRRGEVSGAGRKPFKQKGTGNARQGSIRAPHMTGGGIVHGPKPRDYSQRTPKKMIAAALLGALSDRFRGDRIHAIESFGIDGTPSTKTAVNFLTNVVSSKNVLVVIERNDDVTLKSIRNLSNLHVLTFDQLNAYDVLVSDDIVFTQAALEGFIASKSGANQEVSA, via the coding sequence ATGGCTGACTCCACTCTCGCGCTCGACGTCCTCAAGGCAGACGGCAAGAAGGCAGGCTCCATCGAGCTTCCCGCCGCGCTGTTCGACGCCAAGACGAACATCCCGCTCATCCACCAGGTCGTCGTCGCGCAGCTCGCGGCGGCTCGCCAGGGCACGCACTCGACCAAGCGTCGTGGCGAGGTCTCCGGTGCCGGCCGCAAGCCCTTCAAGCAGAAGGGCACGGGTAACGCCCGTCAGGGTTCCATCCGCGCGCCGCACATGACCGGTGGTGGCATCGTCCACGGGCCGAAGCCGCGTGACTACTCGCAGCGCACGCCCAAGAAGATGATCGCGGCCGCCCTGCTGGGCGCGCTCAGCGACCGCTTCCGTGGCGACCGCATCCACGCCATCGAGTCCTTCGGGATCGACGGCACGCCCTCGACGAAGACCGCGGTGAACTTCCTCACCAACGTCGTCTCGTCGAAGAACGTGCTCGTCGTTATCGAGCGCAACGACGACGTGACGCTGAAGAGCATCCGCAACCTGTCGAACCTGCACGTGCTGACGTTCGACCAGCTCAACGCATACGACGTGCTCGTCTCCGACGACATCGTCTTCACCCAGGCCGCGCTCGAGGGCTTCATCGCCTCCAAGTCCGGCGCCAACCAGGAGGTCTCCGCATGA
- the rpsH gene encoding 30S ribosomal protein S8, which translates to MTMTDPVADLLTRLRNANSAHHDSVTLPSSKLKTNIAQILQQEGYIAGWETSDARVGQNLTLTLKYGPNRERSIAGIKRVSKPGLRVYAKSTELPTVLGGLGVAILSTSSGLLTDRQAEQKGVGGEVLAYVW; encoded by the coding sequence ATGACAATGACAGACCCGGTCGCAGATCTGCTGACCCGTCTGCGTAACGCGAACTCGGCGCACCACGATTCCGTGACCCTGCCGTCGAGCAAGCTCAAGACGAACATCGCTCAGATCCTCCAGCAGGAGGGCTACATCGCCGGCTGGGAGACCTCTGACGCTCGCGTCGGACAGAACCTCACGCTGACGCTGAAGTACGGCCCCAACCGTGAGCGCTCGATTGCTGGTATCAAGCGCGTCTCGAAGCCCGGCCTCCGCGTCTACGCGAAGTCCACCGAGCTCCCCACGGTCCTCGGCGGCCTCGGCGTGGCCATCCTGTCCACCTCCTCCGGTCTTCTCACCGACCGTCAGGCTGAGCAGAAGGGCGTGGGCGGAGAAGTTCTCGCCTACGTGTGGTAA
- the rplF gene encoding 50S ribosomal protein L6: MSRIGRLPIDVPAGVTVSVAGRVVSVKGPKGELTLTVANPIEVAVEENQVLVSRPDDERESRSLHGLTRTLINNNIIGVTQGYTKGLEVVGTGYRVQQKGSSVEFALGFSHPVLIDPPAGITLTVEGTTKLTVSGIDKQAVGEAAANIRKIRKPEPYKGKGVRYAGENVRRKAGKSGK; the protein is encoded by the coding sequence ATGTCGCGTATTGGACGACTTCCCATCGACGTTCCCGCGGGCGTGACCGTTTCGGTCGCAGGCCGCGTGGTCTCGGTGAAGGGCCCCAAGGGTGAGCTCACCCTCACGGTGGCCAACCCCATCGAGGTCGCGGTCGAGGAGAACCAGGTTCTGGTCTCCCGTCCCGACGACGAGCGCGAGTCTCGGTCGCTTCACGGCCTGACCCGCACGCTCATCAACAACAACATCATCGGCGTGACCCAGGGCTACACCAAGGGTCTCGAGGTCGTCGGCACCGGTTACCGCGTGCAGCAGAAGGGGAGCTCGGTCGAGTTCGCCCTCGGCTTCTCGCACCCGGTCCTGATCGACCCGCCCGCCGGCATCACGCTCACGGTCGAGGGCACCACCAAGCTCACCGTCAGCGGGATCGACAAGCAGGCTGTCGGCGAGGCAGCTGCCAACATCCGCAAGATCCGCAAGCCCGAGCCGTACAAGGGCAAGGGTGTGCGCTACGCCGGCGAGAACGTGCGTCGCAAGGCCGGAAAGAGTGGTAAGTAA
- the rplV gene encoding 50S ribosomal protein L22: MVESIARVRHIRVTPQKARRVVALIKGKQAQEALAILKFAQQSASEPIYKLVASAMANAQVKADRDGEFLDEKDLYVANAYVDEGTTLKRFQPRAQGRAFQIKKRTSHITVVLSTPEAAPAAAGDSNKKASK, encoded by the coding sequence ATGGTCGAATCGATCGCACGCGTGCGACACATCCGCGTGACCCCTCAGAAGGCTCGTCGTGTCGTCGCGCTCATCAAGGGCAAGCAGGCCCAGGAGGCTCTGGCGATCCTGAAGTTCGCACAGCAGAGCGCCAGCGAGCCGATCTACAAGCTTGTCGCGTCGGCCATGGCCAACGCGCAGGTCAAGGCAGATCGCGACGGCGAGTTCCTCGACGAGAAGGACCTGTACGTGGCCAACGCGTACGTCGACGAGGGCACCACGCTCAAGCGTTTCCAGCCCCGTGCACAGGGTCGCGCTTTCCAGATCAAGAAGCGCACGAGCCACATCACGGTCGTGCTCTCGACGCCTGAGGCAGCTCCGGCCGCCGCGGGCGACAGCAACAAGAAGGCGAGCAAGTAA
- the rplR gene encoding 50S ribosomal protein L18, whose product MALKSKSDARARRHARLRKKVVGTEVRPRLVVNRSARHVFVQLVDDSKGHTVASASTLETDLRSLEGDKTAKARKVGELLAERAKAAGVSEAVFDRGGNRYAGRVAAIADGAREGGLAL is encoded by the coding sequence ATGGCTCTCAAGTCAAAGTCTGACGCCCGCGCGCGTCGTCACGCCCGCCTTCGCAAGAAGGTCGTCGGCACCGAGGTGCGTCCGCGCCTCGTCGTCAACCGCTCGGCCCGCCACGTCTTCGTGCAGCTGGTCGACGACAGCAAGGGTCACACCGTCGCGTCGGCTTCGACGCTCGAGACCGACCTGCGTTCGCTCGAGGGTGACAAGACCGCCAAGGCCCGCAAGGTCGGCGAGCTCCTCGCCGAGCGTGCGAAGGCTGCCGGCGTTTCCGAGGCAGTGTTCGACCGTGGCGGTAACCGCTACGCCGGTCGTGTCGCCGCCATCGCCGACGGCGCCCGCGAAGGGGGTCTGGCACTGTGA
- the rpsQ gene encoding 30S ribosomal protein S17: protein MATKKEATVETQAAGHESSEHDVRDSAARGYRKARRGYVVSDKMDKTIVVEVEDRVKHPLYGKVIRRTSKVKAHDEANSAGIGDLVLINETRPLSATKRWRLVEILEKAK from the coding sequence ATGGCCACCAAGAAGGAAGCGACTGTGGAGACGCAGGCCGCAGGACACGAGTCGTCCGAGCACGACGTCCGCGACTCCGCTGCCCGCGGTTACCGCAAGGCACGTCGCGGCTACGTCGTCAGCGACAAGATGGACAAGACCATCGTGGTCGAGGTCGAGGACCGCGTGAAGCACCCGCTTTACGGCAAGGTCATCCGCCGCACCTCGAAGGTCAAGGCGCACGATGAGGCGAACTCCGCCGGCATCGGCGACCTGGTCCTGATCAACGAGACCCGCCCGCTGAGCGCCACGAAGCGCTGGCGTCTGGTGGAGATTCTGGAGAAGGCCAAGTGA
- the rplB gene encoding 50S ribosomal protein L2, producing MAIRKYKPTTPGRRGSSVADFAEITRSTPEKSLLRPLSKTGGRNNQGRITTRHIGGGHKRQYRVIDFRRNDKDGVNAKVAHIEYDPNRTARIALLHYFDGEKRYILAPAKLKQGDIVESGAGADIKPGNNLPLKNIPTGTVIHAIELRPGGGAKMARSAGASVRLVAKDGPYAQLRLPSGEIRNVDARCRATIGEVGNAEQSNINWGKAGRMRWKGVRPTVRGVAMNPVDHPHGGGEGKTSGGRHPVSPWGQAEGRTRHANKESDKYIVRRRNAGKKRK from the coding sequence ATGGCTATTCGCAAGTACAAGCCCACGACCCCGGGCCGTCGCGGCTCGTCGGTGGCTGACTTCGCCGAGATCACTCGATCGACGCCGGAGAAGTCGCTGCTGCGCCCGCTCTCGAAGACCGGTGGTCGCAACAACCAGGGCCGCATCACGACCCGTCACATCGGTGGTGGCCACAAGCGCCAGTACCGCGTCATCGACTTCCGTCGTAACGACAAGGACGGCGTCAACGCCAAGGTCGCTCACATCGAGTACGACCCCAACCGCACCGCGCGCATCGCGCTGCTGCACTACTTCGACGGTGAGAAGCGCTACATCCTCGCTCCGGCGAAGCTGAAGCAGGGCGACATCGTCGAGTCGGGTGCCGGGGCTGACATCAAGCCGGGCAACAACCTCCCGCTGAAGAACATCCCCACGGGTACCGTCATCCACGCGATCGAGCTCCGCCCCGGTGGCGGCGCGAAGATGGCACGTTCGGCCGGTGCATCCGTCCGTCTCGTCGCCAAGGACGGCCCCTACGCCCAGCTGCGTCTCCCCTCGGGCGAGATCCGCAACGTCGATGCGCGCTGCCGCGCGACCATCGGCGAGGTCGGCAACGCCGAGCAGTCGAACATCAACTGGGGCAAGGCCGGCCGCATGCGCTGGAAGGGCGTCCGCCCGACCGTGCGTGGTGTCGCGATGAACCCGGTGGACCACCCGCACGGTGGTGGTGAGGGTAAGACCTCTGGTGGTCGTCACCCCGTCTCCCCGTGGGGCCAGGCTGAGGGTCGTACCCGTCATGCCAACAAGGAAAGCGACAAGTACATCGTGCGTCGTCGTAACGCCGGCAAGAAGCGTAAGTAG
- the rpmD gene encoding 50S ribosomal protein L30 produces the protein MAARLKVTQIKSKVSEKQNQRDTLRSLGLKRIGDTTVRPDDAQTRGYVKTVAHLVKVEEID, from the coding sequence ATGGCCGCGCGACTGAAGGTCACGCAGATCAAGTCCAAGGTGAGCGAGAAGCAGAACCAGCGTGACACGCTGCGCAGCCTCGGTCTCAAGCGGATCGGTGACACCACCGTCCGCCCCGACGACGCGCAGACGCGCGGTTACGTCAAGACCGTCGCACACCTCGTCAAGGTTGAGGAGATCGACTAA
- the rpsJ gene encoding 30S ribosomal protein S10, which yields MAGQKIRIRLKSYDHEVIDTSARKIVDTVTRAGATVVGPVPLPTEKNVVCVIRSPHKYKDSREHFEMRTHKRLIDIVDPTPKAVDSLMRLDLPADVNIEIKL from the coding sequence ATGGCGGGACAGAAGATCCGCATTCGCCTGAAGTCGTATGACCACGAGGTCATCGACACGTCCGCACGCAAGATCGTGGACACCGTGACCCGTGCGGGTGCGACCGTCGTCGGACCCGTGCCCCTTCCGACCGAGAAGAACGTCGTGTGCGTCATCCGGTCGCCGCACAAGTACAAGGACAGCCGCGAGCACTTCGAGATGCGCACCCACAAGCGTCTGATCGACATCGTCGACCCGACGCCCAAGGCCGTCGACTCGCTGATGCGTCTCGACCTGCCTGCCGATGTCAACATCGAGATCAAGCTCTGA
- the rplP gene encoding 50S ribosomal protein L16, with protein MLIPRKVKFRKQHHPGRSGQATGGTKVSFGEYGIQALTPAYVTNRQIESARIAMTRHIKRGGKVWINIYPDRPLTKKPAETRMGSGKGSPEWWVANVKPGRVLFEVAGVDEELAREALTRAIHKLPLKARIIKREEGDA; from the coding sequence ATGCTCATCCCCCGTAAGGTCAAGTTCCGCAAGCAGCACCACCCGGGTCGCTCGGGCCAGGCAACCGGCGGCACGAAGGTCTCCTTCGGCGAGTACGGCATCCAGGCTCTGACCCCCGCTTACGTGACGAACCGTCAGATCGAGTCCGCTCGTATCGCGATGACCCGTCACATCAAGCGTGGTGGAAAGGTGTGGATCAACATCTACCCCGACCGTCCGCTCACGAAGAAGCCTGCCGAGACCCGCATGGGTTCCGGTAAGGGTTCTCCCGAGTGGTGGGTCGCCAACGTCAAGCCGGGCCGTGTCCTCTTCGAGGTCGCGGGTGTCGACGAGGAGCTCGCTCGCGAAGCTCTGACCCGTGCAATTCACAAGCTGCCGCTCAAGGCACGCATCATCAAGCGCGAGGAGGGCGACGCGTAA
- the rplE gene encoding 50S ribosomal protein L5, translating to MSTDTAAPAGKIQPRLKQKYNSEIKKALQDEFGYANVMQIPGLVKVVVNTGVGEAARDSKVIDGAVDDLTKITGQKPIVTKARKSIAQFKLREGQAIGAHVTLRGDRAWEFVDRLVSLALPRIRDFRGLSGKQFDGNGNYTFGLQEQSVFHEIDQDKIDRVRGFDITVVTTAKTDDEGRALLRHLGFPFRSEDAQA from the coding sequence ATGAGCACCGACACTGCCGCGCCGGCTGGCAAGATCCAGCCGCGCCTGAAGCAGAAGTACAACAGCGAGATCAAGAAGGCTCTGCAGGACGAGTTCGGTTACGCGAACGTCATGCAGATCCCCGGACTGGTCAAGGTCGTCGTGAACACCGGTGTCGGCGAGGCAGCTCGCGACAGCAAGGTGATCGATGGTGCCGTCGACGATCTCACCAAGATCACCGGCCAGAAGCCGATCGTCACGAAGGCCCGTAAGTCCATCGCGCAGTTCAAGCTGCGTGAGGGCCAGGCCATCGGCGCGCACGTCACCCTCCGCGGTGACCGCGCGTGGGAGTTCGTGGACCGTCTGGTCTCGCTGGCTCTGCCCCGTATCCGCGACTTCCGCGGTCTTTCGGGCAAGCAGTTCGACGGCAACGGCAACTACACCTTCGGTCTCCAGGAGCAGAGCGTGTTCCACGAGATCGATCAGGACAAGATCGACCGGGTTCGCGGTTTCGACATCACCGTCGTCACCACCGCGAAGACGGATGACGAGGGACGGGCACTGCTCCGTCACCTCGGCTTCCCGTTCCGCTCGGAAGACGCACAGGCGTGA
- the rpsC gene encoding 30S ribosomal protein S3, with product MGQKVNPYGFRLGITTDHVSRWFSDSTKPGQRYADYVAEDIKIRNLLKTQLDRAGVSNIEIERTRDRVRVDIHTARPGIVIGRRGAEAERIRGDLEKLSGKQIQLNILEVKNPEADAQLVAQGIAEQLSARVAFRRAMRKGLQGAQRAGAKGIRIQVSGRLGGAEMSRSEFYREGRVPLHTLRANIDYGFYEAKTTFGRIGVKVWIYKGDLTAKELAREQANAPKARRDDRGGDRRRAPRNEAPVAEGASA from the coding sequence ATGGGACAGAAGGTAAACCCGTACGGCTTCCGTCTCGGCATCACGACGGACCACGTCTCGCGTTGGTTCTCTGACTCGACGAAGCCGGGTCAGCGTTACGCCGACTACGTCGCCGAGGACATCAAGATCCGCAACCTGCTCAAGACGCAGCTCGACCGCGCCGGTGTCTCGAACATCGAGATCGAGCGCACCCGTGACCGCGTCCGCGTCGACATCCACACCGCCCGTCCGGGCATCGTGATCGGTCGTCGTGGCGCCGAGGCCGAGCGCATCCGCGGCGACCTCGAGAAGCTCTCGGGCAAGCAGATCCAGCTGAACATCCTCGAGGTCAAGAACCCCGAGGCTGACGCTCAGCTCGTCGCACAGGGCATCGCCGAGCAGCTCTCTGCTCGCGTGGCGTTCCGTCGTGCGATGCGCAAGGGTCTGCAGGGCGCTCAGCGCGCCGGCGCAAAGGGCATCCGCATCCAGGTCTCCGGCCGCCTCGGCGGCGCCGAGATGAGCCGCTCGGAGTTCTACCGCGAAGGTCGTGTGCCGCTGCACACGCTGCGCGCGAACATCGACTACGGCTTCTACGAGGCGAAGACCACCTTCGGCCGCATCGGCGTGAAGGTCTGGATCTACAAGGGCGACCTGACCGCCAAGGAGCTCGCTCGCGAGCAGGCCAACGCACCCAAGGCTCGTCGTGACGACCGTGGTGGCGACCGCCGCCGTGCCCCGCGCAACGAGGCACCTGTCGCAGAAGGAGCGTCGGCATAA
- the rplW gene encoding 50S ribosomal protein L23 has protein sequence MSEQASVLQTALNKDPRDIILKPVVSEKSYGLIDEGKYTFLVDPRASKTEIKLAIEKIFGVKVAGVNTLNRVGKARRTRFGTGKRKDTKRAIVTLKSGTIDIFTAIG, from the coding sequence ATGAGCGAGCAGGCATCTGTTCTCCAGACGGCCCTGAACAAGGACCCGCGCGACATCATCCTGAAGCCGGTCGTGTCCGAGAAGAGCTACGGGCTCATCGATGAAGGAAAGTACACCTTCCTCGTCGACCCGCGCGCTTCGAAGACCGAGATCAAGCTCGCCATCGAGAAGATCTTCGGCGTCAAGGTCGCAGGGGTCAACACCCTCAACCGCGTCGGCAAGGCTCGTCGCACCCGCTTCGGCACCGGCAAGCGCAAGGACACCAAGCGCGCCATCGTCACCCTGAAGTCGGGCACCATCGACATCTTCACGGCAATCGGCTGA
- the rpmC gene encoding 50S ribosomal protein L29, producing MAIGTKELAPAELDTFEDQRLVEELRKAKEELFNLRFQSATGQLESHGRIRAVKRDIARLYTVIRERELGIRATPAPVEAPAKKATKSKAKKADSADDAVKEEAE from the coding sequence ATGGCGATCGGCACCAAGGAGCTCGCCCCGGCAGAGCTCGATACATTCGAAGACCAGCGCCTCGTTGAGGAGCTGCGCAAGGCCAAGGAGGAGCTGTTCAACCTCCGTTTCCAGTCGGCCACCGGCCAGCTGGAGAGCCACGGCCGCATCCGCGCCGTCAAGCGCGACATCGCGCGCCTCTACACCGTGATCCGCGAACGCGAGCTGGGCATCCGTGCGACGCCCGCTCCGGTCGAGGCTCCGGCCAAGAAGGCGACCAAGTCGAAGGCGAAGAAGGCGGACTCCGCCGACGACGCCGTGAAGGAAGAGGCTGAGTGA
- the rplX gene encoding 50S ribosomal protein L24, translating to MAKIKKGDLVQVITGATQERGGDRGKQGKVLDVLGDKNRVIVEGVNYVTKHTRVGQTQRGTKTGGIETVEASIHISNVALVDPSTKKPTKVGHRVEEQTKDGVKRTVRVRYAKKSGKDL from the coding sequence ATGGCGAAGATCAAGAAGGGTGACCTGGTTCAGGTCATCACCGGTGCCACGCAGGAGCGTGGCGGCGACCGTGGCAAGCAGGGCAAGGTCCTCGACGTCCTCGGTGACAAGAACCGCGTGATCGTCGAAGGCGTGAACTACGTCACCAAGCACACCCGCGTCGGACAGACGCAGCGTGGCACCAAGACCGGAGGCATCGAGACCGTCGAAGCCTCCATCCACATCTCGAACGTCGCACTCGTCGACCCTTCGACCAAGAAGCCGACCAAGGTCGGCCACCGGGTCGAGGAGCAGACCAAGGACGGCGTCAAGCGCACCGTCCGCGTGCGGTACGCGAAGAAGAGCGGTAAGGACCTCTGA